One window from the genome of Borrelia puertoricensis encodes:
- a CDS encoding ParA family protein, with protein MDRKKPKVITIASIKGGVGKSVLTIIFSYVLKKMGKKVLLVDLDPQNSITSYFIKYIKNIEEFNIYALLKEDFNTNFSKYLNEINNNMYIIASHPILRNFEQELIEYKELLLEFCLNGNLPNYHFDYVIIDTAPNSKALLFNALNITDNLVVPIEVERWSVETFPQILNSVKKTEIIKNKKIEVSIVKNKFIKNRNTLKDIENLLNEHYEKLIKGKIHFSNGIRVFINELLVPNESENYYKEIKEALSNILFI; from the coding sequence ATGGATAGAAAAAAACCTAAAGTAATTACGATCGCATCAATTAAAGGAGGAGTTGGTAAAAGTGTTTTAACTATTATTTTCAGTTATGTTTTAAAAAAAATGGGTAAAAAAGTACTTTTAGTAGACTTAGATCCACAAAATAGTATAACTAGTTATTTCATTAAATATATAAAAAATATAGAAGAATTTAATATTTATGCTTTGTTAAAAGAAGATTTTAATACTAATTTTAGTAAATATTTGAATGAGATAAATAACAATATGTATATTATCGCATCTCATCCTATACTGAGAAATTTTGAACAAGAGTTAATTGAATATAAAGAATTATTATTGGAATTTTGTTTAAATGGTAATTTACCAAATTATCATTTTGATTATGTAATTATTGATACAGCCCCAAATTCAAAGGCTTTATTGTTTAATGCTTTAAATATCACGGATAATCTTGTCGTTCCTATTGAAGTTGAAAGGTGGTCAGTTGAAACATTTCCACAGATTTTAAATTCAGTAAAAAAAACAGAGATTATTAAGAATAAAAAAATAGAAGTATCAATAGTAAAAAATAAATTTATCAAAAATAGGAACACCTTAAAAGATATAGAAAACCTCTTAAATGAGCATTATGAAAAGCTTATTAAGGGTAAAATCCATTTTTCGAATGGAATAAGAGTTTTTATTAACGAATTACTTGTTCCAAATGAAAGTGAAAATTATTATAAAGAAATAAAAGAGGCTTTAAGTAACATACTATTTATATAA
- a CDS encoding plasmid maintenance protein gives MRRTKKPTNKHQHKLIVLISTLNYMNLNLNQYTQSNILYYFNNNMKKNDQKPIKLKTLQSYLYKLEKVFKVTINYYKHLGVNMGTEIHYKLKYSKKECYRIINKHFRDKKEERHKNRVSAYLEKTCTKNSSVEKWECSNNTYNNKKEDKNRIKSIEKLQVEKYAKKCNFKSNAFLSILNLEANKDFKIQLLKAIKIAENSEYKRINDIKPNNSKLESKQKELSKILDEIKATLKNEGYDSKQLETQIQNVYEQYKNKPHFIIEKDKYSDLKKIIVKLKKTVEFANKNAKENEGNIRNNVFSILLEQLRHKVDVSILAPILKNYLSKQNKLGYSKIFSNHYYHELLELMENNKDNLQLGESKKVTS, from the coding sequence ATGAGGAGAACAAAAAAACCTACCAACAAACACCAACACAAATTAATCGTTTTAATATCTACACTAAATTATATGAACTTAAATCTTAATCAATACACTCAAAGCAACATACTTTATTACTTTAATAACAATATGAAAAAAAACGACCAAAAACCTATTAAACTTAAAACTCTACAAAGCTATCTCTATAAATTAGAAAAAGTATTTAAAGTAACAATTAATTATTACAAACATTTGGGTGTTAACATGGGTACTGAAATTCATTACAAACTTAAATACTCTAAAAAAGAATGTTACCGAATAATCAATAAACACTTTAGAGATAAAAAAGAAGAAAGACACAAAAACCGTGTTAGTGCATATCTTGAAAAGACTTGTACTAAAAATAGCAGTGTAGAAAAATGGGAGTGTTCTAATAATACTTATAATAATAAAAAAGAAGATAAAAACAGAATAAAATCTATAGAAAAATTACAAGTAGAAAAGTACGCTAAGAAATGCAATTTTAAATCAAATGCTTTCCTTTCTATTTTGAATTTAGAAGCGAACAAGGATTTTAAAATTCAATTATTAAAAGCTATTAAAATAGCTGAAAATAGTGAGTATAAAAGAATAAATGATATTAAACCAAATAACAGTAAACTTGAAAGTAAACAAAAAGAATTGAGTAAGATACTAGATGAGATAAAAGCCACTTTAAAGAATGAAGGGTATGACAGTAAACAATTAGAAACCCAAATACAAAACGTATATGAACAATATAAAAATAAACCACACTTTATCATAGAAAAAGATAAATACAGTGATTTAAAAAAGATAATAGTAAAACTTAAAAAAACAGTTGAATTTGCTAATAAAAATGCAAAAGAAAATGAAGGAAACATTAGGAATAACGTATTTAGCATACTTCTTGAACAATTAAGACACAAAGTAGACGTATCGATTTTAGCACCAATATTAAAGAATTATTTAAGCAAACAGAACAAATTAGGATATAGCAAAATATTTAGTAACCATTACTATCATGAGCTTTTAGAGTTAATGGAAAATAATAAAGATAATTTACAATTAGGGGAATCTAAAAAAGTTACTAGTTAA
- a CDS encoding DUF244 domain-containing protein, whose protein sequence is MVNVTKINEQRSKEEMQQFDLYRQMVFKGFESFAYQSQKNLKGKQKQLSKINKVGRKIPNINKNECCRFNSKIDFSIQRRALHRVGASEVGSMFIGADALEKLMRERVLKAIGREIPFEENLSMRKGKALENLIIDEFVKTYDKNIHILHKNKYSNGIDKYNYFKKVGKSDCLVGATIDAWFVNGEGDAELLETKCSDSFQIQCGASEYNRIGNFLDNKYFFKYYVQVQMQLLCTGLKKGNLFFLFGGDTTNCVIERDDAFIAKIMFYMVAFNVEINNALKYMRSYNDIESASNEELVERIKSFLNKSEFYNTLAQLDFRQEFLKFVKLTNLEVENELGLKNDIFILNKMVEHISKVESEKAKEAEEITKVVKLKVKEKIQDMMRTYSIIDNIYYNFEGILFSLNMRKRAIKDRFKVFSDSYIQVNGLSNFSSNSNEWSTPILKAV, encoded by the coding sequence ATGGTAAATGTAACAAAAATAAATGAACAAAGATCAAAGGAAGAGATGCAACAATTTGATTTGTACAGGCAAATGGTATTTAAGGGTTTTGAATCTTTTGCATATCAGAGTCAAAAAAATCTTAAAGGTAAACAAAAACAGTTAAGTAAAATAAATAAGGTAGGACGCAAGATACCTAATATTAACAAGAATGAGTGTTGCAGGTTTAATAGTAAGATTGACTTTAGTATTCAACGAAGAGCTTTACACAGGGTAGGAGCGAGTGAAGTTGGAAGCATGTTTATTGGTGCTGATGCTTTAGAAAAATTAATGCGAGAGCGAGTACTTAAAGCTATAGGAAGGGAAATACCATTTGAAGAAAATTTGAGTATGAGAAAGGGAAAGGCTTTAGAGAATTTAATAATTGACGAATTTGTAAAAACCTATGATAAGAATATTCATATATTACATAAAAATAAATATTCAAACGGTATTGATAAATATAATTACTTTAAAAAAGTTGGAAAGAGTGATTGTTTAGTTGGTGCTACAATTGATGCTTGGTTTGTTAACGGGGAAGGTGATGCTGAACTTTTAGAGACAAAATGCAGCGATTCATTTCAAATACAATGCGGTGCTTCTGAATATAATAGAATTGGTAATTTTCTAGATAATAAATATTTCTTTAAGTATTACGTACAAGTACAGATGCAACTCTTATGTACAGGATTAAAAAAAGGAAACTTATTCTTTTTATTTGGTGGAGATACTACAAACTGTGTTATTGAGAGAGACGATGCATTTATAGCAAAGATTATGTTTTATATGGTGGCTTTTAATGTTGAGATTAACAACGCTCTTAAGTATATGAGAAGCTATAATGATATTGAGAGTGCAAGTAATGAAGAGTTGGTTGAGAGAATAAAATCATTTTTAAATAAAAGTGAATTTTATAATACCTTGGCACAATTAGACTTTAGACAAGAATTTCTTAAGTTTGTTAAGTTGACAAATCTAGAAGTTGAGAATGAGCTTGGTTTAAAAAATGATATTTTTATTTTAAATAAAATGGTTGAGCATATAAGTAAAGTTGAATCTGAGAAAGCAAAAGAAGCTGAGGAGATTACCAAAGTAGTTAAATTAAAAGTAAAAGAAAAAATTCAAGATATGATGAGGACTTATTCAATTATTGATAATATCTATTATAATTTTGAAGGAATTTTATTTTCGTTAAACATGAGAAAAAGAGCCATTAAAGATAGGTTTAAGGTGTTTAGTGATAGTTATATACAAGTGAATGGGCTTTCTAATTTTAGTAGTAATTCAAATGAATGGTCTACACCTATTTTAAAAGCTGTTTAA
- a CDS encoding single-stranded DNA-binding protein produces MSGRLTRNCEVIYTSNSFPILKFTLANNRGVKKNNCVTRQAQFFDCVIFGARAESLAALLKRGVQVVLSGALSYSSWNDKRTGEGKSKYSILVNDICVLNSSIKTQDINENKLEDEFYEDIPF; encoded by the coding sequence ATGTCTGGTCGTTTAACAAGAAACTGTGAGGTTATTTATACTAGTAATAGTTTTCCTATATTAAAATTTACACTAGCTAATAATAGAGGTGTAAAGAAGAATAACTGTGTGACAAGACAGGCTCAATTTTTTGACTGTGTGATTTTTGGAGCTAGAGCTGAGAGTCTTGCTGCTTTACTTAAACGAGGGGTTCAAGTTGTACTAAGTGGAGCTCTATCTTATTCAAGTTGGAATGATAAGCGTACAGGTGAGGGTAAGAGTAAATACAGTATTTTGGTAAATGATATTTGCGTCTTAAACTCATCAATTAAAACACAAGATATTAATGAGAATAAGCTTGAAGATGAGTTTTATGAAGATATTCCTTTTTAA
- a CDS encoding DUF226 domain-containing protein, which yields MKSVLERLKKKKLEIKSNKNKSIFLKIEETSNRKIYHTKIVMDFYAFGVDKKKKNRFFVTLRELLNQEKVKSFNLFSIKGDDKFLGIYYGYSKPIQNVVRRYEDNGVIKKHTFSKVYYIEFRFKKGSVRCYIKGISRLLKKDKIYTKYYSSLITTLLTLEKEVYEFYNKKLPEGGLITKWIEKNLK from the coding sequence ATGAAGAGTGTGTTAGAACGTCTTAAAAAGAAGAAGTTAGAGATTAAATCAAATAAAAATAAATCCATTTTTCTTAAAATAGAAGAAACTAGCAATAGAAAGATTTATCATACAAAAATTGTGATGGATTTCTATGCATTTGGAGTAGATAAGAAAAAAAAGAACAGATTTTTTGTTACATTGAGAGAATTATTAAATCAAGAAAAAGTAAAATCATTTAATTTATTTTCTATAAAAGGAGATGATAAATTTTTAGGCATTTATTATGGCTATAGTAAACCGATACAGAATGTGGTTAGAAGATATGAAGATAATGGAGTTATCAAAAAGCACACATTCTCAAAAGTTTATTATATAGAATTTAGATTTAAAAAAGGAAGTGTTCGTTGTTACATCAAAGGGATATCTCGTTTACTTAAAAAAGATAAAATTTACACAAAATATTACAGTTCTTTAATAACAACACTTTTGACTTTAGAGAAAGAAGTATATGAGTTTTACAATAAAAAATTACCAGAAGGAGGTCTTATAACTAAATGGATAGAAAAAAACCTAAAGTAA
- a CDS encoding DUF261 family protein: MKITQNNPNLVSAVRQWGCYFLSLHYYVSVFKKLQFSVLDINRNYHNFVKSGCMRSNCYILNPCAVLRRFDISASVRWEGPAYRCLDGEFEISEVKIKNTPGYHFIATNLSSVLYDSLTLKERGVEYEITSRRIFKKY, encoded by the coding sequence ATGAAAATAACGCAAAATAATCCAAATTTAGTCTCAGCAGTACGTCAGTGGGGATGTTACTTTTTATCTCTTCATTATTACGTATCAGTTTTTAAAAAGTTGCAGTTTAGTGTTCTTGATATAAATAGGAATTATCATAACTTTGTTAAGTCAGGGTGTATGAGAAGTAATTGTTATATTCTAAATCCATGCGCTGTGCTGAGACGGTTTGATATCAGTGCAAGTGTGAGGTGGGAGGGCCCTGCTTACAGATGTTTAGATGGAGAATTTGAGATAAGTGAAGTTAAAATTAAAAATACACCAGGATATCATTTTATAGCAACTAATTTGTCATCTGTACTTTATGATTCACTGACACTTAAAGAGCGGGGCGTTGAATATGAGATTACATCAAGGAGAATATTTAAGAAATATTGA